From a region of the Dickeya poaceiphila genome:
- the metG gene encoding methionine--tRNA ligase, which produces MTQVANKILVTCALPYANGPIHLGHMLEHIQADIWVRYQRMRGNQVHFICADDAHGTPIMLKAQQMGVAPEQMIATVSQEHQQDFAGFNISYDNYHSTHSEENRELSGLIYRRLKENGFIKNRTISQLFDPEKSMFLPDRFVKGTCPKCKAPDQYGDNCEVCGATYSPTELIDPKSAVSGATPVMRESEHFFFDLPAFSDMLQSWTHSGALQEQVANKMQEWFDAGLQQWDITRDSPYFGFEVPDAPGKYFYVWLDAPIGYMGSFKNLCDKCGDLSFDEFWRKDASTELYHFIGKDIVYFHSLFWPAMLEGSGFRKPTNLFVHGYVTVNGAKMSKSRGTFIKADTYLKHLDADCLRYYYAAKLSSRIDDIDLNLEDFVQRVNADIVNKVVNLASRNAGFINKRFDGQLAAQLANPALYHTFIDAAQTIADAFHNRESGKAIREIMALADLANRYVDEQAPWVVAKQEGRDADLQAICSMGINLFRVLMTYLKPVLPSLAERAEAFLQAELRWDSLAQPLVNHRVGAFKALFNRIDIAQVQGMIDASKEEAAAAVAKPASGPLADKPIQDTIDFADFDKVDMRVALIQKAELVDGSDKLLRLTLDLGGQTRQVFSGIRAAYPAPSALEGRLTVLVANLAPRKMRFGVSEGMVMAAGPGGKDIFLLSPDSGAQPGMQIK; this is translated from the coding sequence ATGACTCAAGTCGCAAACAAAATTTTGGTAACGTGCGCGCTGCCTTATGCTAACGGTCCGATCCACCTGGGCCACATGCTCGAACACATTCAGGCGGATATTTGGGTCCGTTACCAGCGAATGCGCGGCAATCAGGTGCATTTTATTTGTGCAGACGATGCCCACGGCACGCCGATCATGCTCAAAGCACAGCAAATGGGCGTGGCGCCAGAGCAGATGATTGCGACGGTGAGTCAGGAACACCAGCAGGATTTCGCCGGATTTAACATCAGCTACGACAATTATCACTCCACGCACAGTGAGGAGAACCGCGAGTTGTCGGGGTTGATTTACCGTCGGCTGAAGGAAAACGGTTTTATCAAGAACCGCACGATTTCCCAGCTATTCGACCCGGAAAAAAGCATGTTCCTGCCGGATCGCTTTGTGAAAGGCACCTGCCCGAAGTGTAAGGCGCCGGATCAGTATGGCGATAACTGCGAAGTGTGCGGTGCGACGTACAGCCCCACGGAGCTTATCGACCCGAAATCCGCCGTGTCCGGTGCGACACCGGTGATGCGTGAATCAGAACACTTCTTCTTCGATCTTCCGGCATTCAGCGACATGCTGCAAAGCTGGACCCATTCCGGCGCGTTGCAGGAACAGGTCGCCAACAAGATGCAGGAGTGGTTCGACGCCGGACTGCAACAGTGGGATATTACCCGCGATTCGCCTTATTTCGGTTTCGAAGTGCCGGACGCGCCGGGCAAGTATTTCTACGTCTGGCTGGATGCGCCAATCGGCTACATGGGTTCATTTAAAAACCTCTGCGATAAGTGCGGCGACCTCAGCTTCGACGAATTCTGGCGTAAAGACGCCAGCACCGAGCTGTATCACTTTATCGGCAAGGATATCGTCTACTTCCATAGTCTGTTCTGGCCGGCGATGCTGGAAGGCAGCGGTTTTCGCAAACCGACCAACCTGTTCGTGCACGGCTATGTGACGGTGAACGGTGCCAAGATGTCTAAATCGCGCGGCACCTTTATCAAAGCCGACACCTACCTGAAACATCTGGATGCCGACTGCCTGCGTTACTACTACGCCGCCAAGCTTTCCTCACGCATTGATGACATCGACCTTAATCTGGAAGACTTTGTGCAGCGTGTAAACGCCGACATCGTTAACAAGGTGGTCAACCTGGCTTCGCGCAACGCTGGTTTCATCAACAAACGCTTTGACGGCCAGCTGGCCGCTCAACTGGCCAACCCGGCGCTGTATCACACCTTTATCGACGCCGCACAGACCATCGCCGATGCCTTCCACAACCGTGAGTCCGGCAAGGCTATCCGCGAAATTATGGCGCTGGCGGATCTTGCTAACCGCTATGTGGACGAACAAGCGCCGTGGGTGGTCGCCAAACAGGAAGGCCGCGACGCCGACCTGCAGGCAATTTGCTCAATGGGCATCAACCTGTTCCGCGTGCTGATGACCTACCTGAAGCCGGTACTGCCGTCGTTGGCGGAACGTGCCGAAGCCTTCCTGCAAGCCGAACTGCGCTGGGATTCGCTGGCACAGCCGCTGGTAAACCATCGAGTCGGTGCGTTTAAAGCGCTGTTCAACCGCATCGACATCGCACAGGTACAAGGCATGATCGACGCTTCTAAAGAGGAAGCCGCCGCAGCCGTGGCCAAACCGGCATCTGGCCCACTGGCCGACAAACCGATTCAGGACACCATCGACTTCGCCGATTTCGACAAAGTGGACATGCGCGTCGCGCTGATCCAAAAAGCCGAACTGGTGGACGGCTCGGACAAACTGTTGCGTCTGACGCTGGACCTGGGCGGTCAAACTCGCCAGGTATTCTCCGGCATTCGTGCCGCCTATCCGGCCCCTTCTGCGCTGGAAGGCCGCCTGACGGTGCTGGTTGCCAATCTGGCGCCGCGTAAAATGCGCTTTGGCGTCTCCGAAGGCATGGTGATGGCCGCCGGCCCCGGCGGAAAAGACATCTTCCTGTTAAGCCCTGACAGCGGCGCTCAACCGGGGATGCAAATCAAGTAA
- a CDS encoding VirK family protein, which translates to MLRMTPLLLSAALLATTAPAMASRSLNSADDVITTLNKGNSVNVTIDLSACTPQNDTPASKTRGGLHINAYRLIDNGTLSFSDEHFTVANDGTPIQQFMRYQVQPDNTVRFTTFMFNLPSLQQRGNTLSYLCKLGQDIRFFEQ; encoded by the coding sequence ATGCTTCGTATGACCCCTTTGCTGTTGAGCGCAGCGCTGCTTGCTACCACCGCGCCAGCTATGGCGTCCAGATCGCTAAACAGTGCCGACGACGTGATTACTACCCTGAATAAGGGGAACAGTGTTAACGTCACTATCGATCTGTCCGCTTGTACACCACAGAATGACACACCAGCCAGCAAAACTCGTGGCGGCCTGCACATCAACGCCTATCGTCTGATTGATAACGGTACGTTGTCGTTTAGCGATGAGCACTTCACCGTTGCCAACGATGGCACGCCGATTCAGCAATTCATGCGCTATCAGGTACAGCCGGATAATACGGTGCGCTTCACGACCTTTATGTTTAATCTGCCCAGTCTGCAACAGCGCGGTAATACCCTAAGCTACCTGTGCAAGCTGGGTCAGGATATCCGCTTCTTCGAACAGTAA
- a CDS encoding nucleotidyl transferase AbiEii/AbiGii toxin family protein: MSEYKLTHHKIIRSVLEKFNADFFIENSIFFGGGTRIALEINEYRESVDIDFLCPNKAAYKAVREQVTSASLGSLVKKEFIYARDISFDRYAVRTFIREQDTNIKLEIVSFDNYELVGDSRALFPVPCIDRETCFYTKLLANSDRCLQGQCKDIFDILAMYDAWGAIPIDAFKKAEEHYGSSILIDLTRSLNDICNNGEKYYKFADAMLIQEDVASKLIRTTAQELLSHI; this comes from the coding sequence GTGAGCGAATATAAATTAACGCATCATAAAATAATCAGGTCGGTATTGGAAAAATTCAATGCCGACTTTTTTATTGAAAACTCCATTTTTTTTGGTGGAGGTACACGAATTGCTCTTGAGATAAATGAATACAGAGAGTCCGTAGATATTGATTTTTTATGTCCAAATAAGGCTGCATACAAAGCTGTCCGGGAGCAGGTAACGTCTGCATCACTTGGCAGTCTTGTAAAGAAAGAGTTCATTTATGCCAGAGACATTAGCTTCGACCGATATGCAGTTCGAACATTCATTCGTGAGCAAGATACGAACATAAAGCTTGAGATAGTTAGCTTTGATAACTATGAGTTAGTCGGGGACTCTCGTGCTCTTTTCCCTGTCCCTTGTATTGATAGAGAAACATGCTTTTATACAAAGTTACTTGCAAATTCGGATAGATGTTTACAAGGCCAATGTAAGGATATATTTGACATCTTAGCTATGTATGATGCCTGGGGAGCAATACCCATAGATGCATTCAAAAAAGCAGAGGAACATTATGGTTCCTCTATATTAATTGACCTAACTCGATCCTTAAATGATATATGCAATAATGGTGAAAAATATTACAAATTTGCAGATGCTATGCTAATCCAGGAAGATGTTGCTAGTAAACTCATTAGAACTACAGCGCAAGAATTATTATCCCATATTTAA
- a CDS encoding sugar ABC transporter substrate-binding protein has product MKKFPVALLALSLTASFSTLAAQTPATAVPVPAAIANHQGPVRIAVIRNLGSDDNTTQFVSGVLEEGKKLGFKISTFLSNGDDAKFQDFVNQAISQKYDGIILSQGRAPYSTELIQRIVDSGIKVAVFDTAVDRTIPGVTVTQQDDASLANESLGQLVKDFNGKANIVKLWVAGFPPMERRQTAYQQILKDNLGIKELESIGAVSSDVQGDTANKVGAILAKYPKGKIDAIWGSWDAFSQGAYKALKENGRTEIKLYSIDISNQDLQLMREANSPWKVSVAVDPKLIGKVNLRLVANKIAGEPTPPTYEFRAASIPQALLLSQPGPVNVTGLAKIIPGWGQTNDFIAPWFATLEAKSK; this is encoded by the coding sequence ATGAAAAAATTCCCTGTTGCGCTGCTGGCCCTGAGCCTGACTGCCTCATTCTCCACGCTGGCTGCGCAGACACCCGCCACTGCCGTGCCGGTTCCTGCCGCTATCGCCAACCATCAGGGACCGGTGCGCATCGCCGTGATCCGCAACCTCGGTTCAGATGACAACACCACCCAATTCGTTTCCGGTGTGCTGGAAGAAGGCAAAAAGCTGGGGTTCAAGATCAGTACCTTCCTGAGCAACGGCGACGACGCCAAATTTCAGGACTTCGTCAATCAGGCTATCAGCCAGAAATATGACGGCATCATTCTGTCTCAGGGCCGTGCGCCCTATTCCACTGAACTGATCCAACGCATTGTTGACAGCGGCATCAAAGTAGCCGTGTTTGACACTGCGGTGGATCGCACCATTCCCGGTGTGACCGTTACCCAGCAGGACGATGCGTCGCTGGCGAACGAATCTCTGGGCCAGTTGGTGAAGGATTTCAACGGCAAAGCCAACATTGTCAAACTGTGGGTGGCCGGTTTCCCGCCGATGGAACGTCGTCAGACGGCCTACCAGCAGATCCTGAAAGACAATCTGGGCATTAAAGAGCTGGAATCCATCGGTGCGGTCTCCTCTGACGTACAGGGCGACACGGCCAACAAAGTGGGCGCGATTCTGGCGAAATACCCGAAAGGCAAAATTGACGCTATCTGGGGCTCCTGGGATGCCTTCAGCCAGGGTGCATACAAGGCGCTGAAAGAAAACGGTCGTACTGAAATCAAACTCTACAGCATCGACATTTCCAATCAGGATCTGCAACTGATGCGTGAGGCCAATAGTCCATGGAAAGTGAGCGTAGCGGTAGATCCGAAACTGATCGGCAAGGTCAACCTGCGTCTGGTTGCCAATAAGATAGCCGGCGAGCCGACACCGCCAACCTACGAATTCCGCGCCGCCAGCATCCCGCAGGCACTGCTGCTGAGCCAACCCGGCCCAGTCAACGTGACGGGGCTGGCAAAAATCATCCCAGGCTGGGGCCAGACCAATGACTTTATTGCACCGTGGTTTGCTACACTGGAAGCCAAAAGTAAATAA
- a CDS encoding LVIVD repeat-containing protein: MASAPLPMPEYSRNMRLIGHSDQGGRPDGVQVMVHRGYAYIGHMVSQGVSIVDVRDPKNPKPAGFIAAPPGTWNIHLQTHDDLLLVVNARDLFADARFAEEKVYYTRSVAETVSSDQQDKYWSAGLRIFDISTPDQPREISFLPLDGIGIHRIWYVGGRWAYVSALLDGYSDYIFLTIDLADPRKPHVAGRYWLPGMHTAGGETPNWPEGKRYALHHAIVSGDTAYGSWRDGGLTLLDVSDRTQPTLISHRNWSPPFGGGTHTALPLPDRDLLIVLDEAVLDNQEDGEKLIWVFDIREPSNPVSIATFPQPNETDYVKKGAHFGPHNLHENRPGSFISSTLIFATYQNAGVRAYDISNPYRPKETGALVPAAPERMIDKRPGRPQVIQSCDVFVDAQGIIYSTDYNAGLSIIEYRG, encoded by the coding sequence ATGGCATCAGCGCCCCTGCCCATGCCGGAATACAGCCGCAACATGCGGCTGATTGGACACAGTGATCAGGGCGGGCGCCCTGATGGCGTGCAGGTCATGGTTCATCGTGGTTACGCCTATATCGGACACATGGTGTCGCAGGGCGTTTCCATCGTCGATGTGCGTGACCCGAAAAACCCCAAACCAGCTGGCTTTATCGCCGCACCACCGGGCACCTGGAATATTCATCTGCAAACCCACGATGACCTGCTGCTGGTGGTCAACGCACGTGATCTGTTCGCCGACGCCCGCTTCGCCGAAGAAAAAGTCTACTACACCCGCTCGGTGGCAGAGACGGTGAGCAGCGACCAGCAGGATAAATACTGGAGTGCCGGACTACGGATATTCGATATCTCTACCCCGGATCAGCCGCGTGAAATCAGTTTCCTGCCGCTCGATGGCATCGGTATCCACCGCATCTGGTACGTCGGTGGCCGCTGGGCGTATGTTTCTGCGCTGCTCGATGGCTACAGCGACTACATTTTTCTGACCATAGACCTCGCCGACCCGCGTAAACCGCACGTCGCTGGCCGTTATTGGCTACCGGGTATGCACACCGCCGGCGGCGAAACACCGAACTGGCCGGAAGGTAAGCGCTACGCGCTGCACCACGCCATTGTCAGCGGCGACACCGCCTACGGCAGTTGGCGCGACGGCGGCCTGACGCTACTGGATGTAAGCGACCGAACCCAGCCCACGCTCATCAGCCATCGCAACTGGAGTCCGCCTTTTGGCGGCGGCACCCACACCGCGTTACCATTGCCGGACCGCGACCTGCTGATCGTGCTGGATGAAGCCGTGCTGGATAATCAGGAAGACGGGGAAAAGCTAATTTGGGTGTTCGATATCCGCGAGCCGTCCAACCCGGTGAGCATCGCCACCTTCCCACAGCCCAACGAAACCGATTATGTGAAGAAAGGAGCGCACTTCGGTCCGCACAATTTGCATGAAAACCGACCGGGCAGCTTCATCAGCTCGACACTGATTTTCGCCACCTACCAGAATGCCGGGGTGCGCGCTTACGACATCAGCAATCCGTATCGGCCAAAAGAAACCGGCGCACTGGTTCCTGCCGCACCTGAACGCATGATCGACAAACGCCCCGGTCGCCCTCAGGTGATCCAATCCTGCGATGTGTTTGTCGATGCGCAAGGAATTATCTATAGCACCGACTATAACGCCGGATTGTCGATCATCGAATATCGCGGCTAA
- the pgl gene encoding 6-phosphogluconolactonase, which yields MQQVVYIASPESQQIHVWQLASSGALSLLQVVDVPGQVQPMVIAPDKRHLYVGVRPEFRVISYRIDEKGKLSEAGVAPLPGSPTHLSTDQTGRFLFSASYSNACVSVSPIGDDGVVQAPVQQLDGLEGCHSTNIDPANRVLWAPCLKEDRIRLYDVDSNGRLSEHQPAEQRAAAGAGPRHMAYHPNNRFAYCVNELNSSVDVFELDAQGEGQRIQTLSAMPTDFTGTCWAADIHITPDGRHLYTTDRTVSLLSIFQVSAQDGLLTLTGHQPTEAQPRGFNIDHSGQFLIAAGQKSHHIEVYRIQPDNGGLTPQARYPVGQGPMWVSVLALD from the coding sequence ATGCAGCAAGTGGTTTATATCGCCAGTCCGGAAAGTCAGCAGATCCATGTCTGGCAACTCGCTTCCAGCGGGGCGCTGAGCTTGTTACAGGTGGTTGATGTCCCCGGTCAGGTGCAACCAATGGTTATCGCGCCGGATAAGCGCCACCTGTATGTCGGCGTGCGCCCTGAGTTTCGTGTCATTAGCTATCGCATTGACGAAAAAGGGAAACTGAGCGAAGCCGGTGTAGCACCGTTGCCGGGCAGCCCGACGCACCTGTCTACTGATCAGACCGGGCGTTTCCTGTTCAGTGCCTCTTACAGCAATGCTTGCGTCAGCGTCAGCCCGATTGGCGACGATGGCGTAGTACAAGCGCCTGTCCAACAGCTAGATGGGCTGGAAGGCTGCCACTCGACCAATATCGATCCGGCTAACCGCGTGCTGTGGGCGCCTTGCCTGAAGGAAGATCGCATTCGCTTGTATGATGTCGACAGCAATGGCCGCCTGAGCGAACATCAGCCTGCTGAACAGCGTGCTGCCGCGGGTGCCGGGCCGCGCCATATGGCGTACCATCCGAATAACCGTTTCGCCTATTGCGTCAACGAACTGAATAGCTCGGTGGATGTGTTCGAACTGGATGCGCAGGGTGAAGGGCAGCGAATTCAGACGCTAAGCGCGATGCCGACCGATTTTACCGGCACCTGCTGGGCGGCGGATATCCATATCACGCCGGATGGTCGCCACCTGTACACCACTGATCGCACCGTCAGCCTGCTCTCCATTTTCCAGGTATCGGCGCAGGATGGTTTGTTGACCCTGACGGGACATCAGCCAACGGAAGCGCAACCGCGTGGTTTTAACATCGACCACAGCGGCCAGTTCCTGATCGCCGCCGGTCAGAAATCTCACCACATTGAGGTGTACCGCATTCAACCGGATAATGGCGGCCTGACGCCGCAGGCTCGCTACCCGGTCGGGCAGGGGCCGATGTGGGTGTCGGTACTGGCGCTGGACTAA
- a CDS encoding pyridoxal phosphatase, whose product MTYRIIALDLDGTLLTQKKTILPESLQALAQAQQAGIKVIIVTGRHHSAIHPFYQALELDTPAICCNGTYLYDYQTGQASEANPLTPAQAKNVLQRLQQFAIHGLMYADDAMLYQHLTGHITRTQTWAENLPESQRPVFRKVDDLLTATNHCRSIWKFATHHTDTALLNDFAQQVEQELGLACEWSWMDQVDIAQTGNSKGRLLRRWVESQGLSMNDVVAFGDNFNDISMLSAAGLGVAMGNSADGVKAHADLVIDHHEQPGIAEVIRHRVLV is encoded by the coding sequence ATGACTTATCGCATCATTGCCCTCGATCTGGACGGCACGCTGTTAACGCAAAAGAAAACGATTTTACCGGAATCCCTACAGGCGCTGGCACAGGCCCAGCAGGCGGGCATCAAGGTCATCATCGTGACCGGTCGCCACCATTCGGCTATCCACCCGTTTTATCAGGCACTGGAGCTGGATACCCCGGCAATTTGCTGTAATGGCACCTACCTCTACGATTACCAGACCGGACAAGCCAGCGAAGCGAATCCGCTCACGCCAGCACAGGCTAAAAACGTCTTACAGCGGTTACAACAGTTTGCCATTCACGGTCTGATGTATGCAGACGACGCCATGCTCTACCAGCACCTTACTGGTCACATTACTCGTACCCAGACCTGGGCGGAAAATTTGCCTGAATCACAGCGTCCGGTGTTCCGCAAGGTAGATGACCTGCTGACCGCCACCAACCACTGCCGTTCTATCTGGAAATTCGCCACCCACCACACCGATACCGCTCTGCTGAACGATTTCGCGCAACAGGTTGAACAAGAGCTGGGACTGGCCTGCGAATGGTCATGGATGGATCAGGTGGATATCGCCCAGACCGGCAACAGTAAAGGCCGGTTGCTGCGACGCTGGGTGGAATCTCAGGGACTTAGCATGAACGACGTAGTGGCATTCGGCGATAACTTTAATGACATCAGCATGTTGTCTGCTGCCGGATTGGGTGTGGCAATGGGCAATAGCGCCGACGGCGTCAAAGCCCATGCCGATCTGGTGATCGATCACCATGAACAACCCGGTATCGCTGAGGTAATTCGCCATCGGGTGCTGGTCTGA
- the modC gene encoding molybdenum ABC transporter ATP-binding protein ModC, which translates to MLQLDFTQQLGDLTLSVATQLPASGITAVFGVSGAGKTSLINAIVGLTRPDSGRIQLNDRVLSDRTQGVFLPPEKRRIGYVFQDARLFPHYRVLGNLRYGMAAPMQAQFDDIVELLGIGHLLKRYPLTLSGGEKQRVAIGRALLTAPELLLMDEPLASLDALRKRELLPYLERLAREVNTPILYVSHSLEEVVRLADRVLVLDKGQVKAQGSLEEVWASNALRAWLPREEQSSILKVTVMEHHPHYAMTALSLGEQPLWVGRVDAPLGSALRIRINAADVSLVMQRPAVSSIRNVLSASVVECLEVGEQVEVKMDIGGQILWARITLWARDELALAAGQRLYAQVKSVSITA; encoded by the coding sequence ATGCTGCAACTGGATTTTACCCAGCAACTGGGTGACCTGACGCTCAGTGTCGCCACCCAGCTTCCCGCCAGCGGGATTACCGCCGTATTCGGCGTATCCGGTGCGGGAAAAACATCGCTGATCAATGCCATTGTTGGCCTGACCCGACCGGATAGCGGGCGGATTCAGCTCAATGATCGGGTGCTGTCTGATCGGACGCAAGGGGTGTTTCTGCCGCCGGAAAAACGGCGTATCGGTTACGTTTTTCAGGATGCGAGGCTTTTCCCGCATTACCGGGTATTGGGGAACTTGCGTTATGGCATGGCAGCGCCGATGCAAGCGCAGTTCGATGACATTGTGGAACTGCTTGGCATCGGACATTTGCTCAAACGCTATCCGTTAACCTTGTCCGGCGGCGAGAAACAACGGGTGGCGATTGGCCGTGCATTGCTGACTGCGCCGGAATTGCTGCTGATGGACGAGCCGCTGGCGTCGCTGGATGCACTGCGCAAGCGTGAACTGCTGCCTTATCTGGAGCGGTTGGCGCGTGAGGTCAACACACCCATTCTGTATGTCAGCCACAGTCTGGAAGAAGTGGTGCGGCTGGCGGATAGGGTGCTGGTATTGGATAAAGGGCAGGTGAAGGCGCAAGGCTCGCTGGAAGAGGTGTGGGCCAGCAACGCCCTGCGTGCCTGGTTGCCGCGAGAAGAGCAGAGCAGCATTCTGAAAGTGACGGTGATGGAGCACCATCCGCATTACGCGATGACGGCGCTGTCGCTGGGCGAACAACCGCTGTGGGTGGGGCGTGTTGACGCGCCGCTTGGTTCAGCATTGCGTATCCGCATCAATGCGGCGGATGTGTCGTTGGTGATGCAGCGGCCAGCAGTGAGCAGCATCCGTAATGTGCTGTCGGCCAGTGTGGTGGAATGCCTTGAGGTCGGTGAGCAGGTTGAGGTCAAGATGGATATCGGCGGACAAATCCTGTGGGCGCGTATTACGCTCTGGGCGCGAGACGAACTGGCGCTGGCTGCCGGGCAGCGTCTGTATGCTCAGGTCAAGAGCGTGTCGATAACAGCATAA
- the modB gene encoding molybdate ABC transporter permease subunit — MLLSDYEWQAVSLSLKVSVVAVSCSLPLGILAAWVLARCRFVGKSLLDSVIHLPLVLPPVVIGYLLLIVMGRKGVVGGWLYHWFGFSFSFSWHGAALASAVVAFPLMVRAIRLALEAVDTRLELAARTLGAGRWRVFFTITLPLTLPGIIAGTVLACARSLGEFGATITFVSNIPGETRTIPNAMYTLIETPGAEMQAARLCIIAIVLSLVSLLLSEWLTRWSRKRLGG; from the coding sequence ATGCTGCTCAGTGATTACGAATGGCAGGCGGTTTCGCTGAGCCTGAAGGTATCGGTGGTGGCGGTCAGTTGCAGTTTACCGCTGGGTATTCTGGCGGCCTGGGTGCTGGCGCGTTGCCGCTTTGTCGGTAAATCGCTGCTGGATAGCGTGATTCACCTGCCGTTGGTGCTGCCGCCGGTGGTGATCGGCTATTTGTTGCTGATAGTCATGGGGCGCAAAGGTGTGGTGGGGGGTTGGCTTTACCACTGGTTCGGTTTCAGTTTCAGTTTTAGCTGGCACGGTGCGGCGCTGGCGTCGGCGGTGGTAGCGTTCCCGCTGATGGTGCGTGCTATCCGGTTGGCGCTGGAGGCGGTGGATACCCGGCTGGAGCTGGCGGCGCGTACGCTTGGCGCTGGTCGCTGGCGGGTGTTTTTCACCATCACGCTGCCGTTGACACTGCCGGGTATTATTGCCGGCACTGTACTGGCGTGTGCCCGTTCGCTGGGCGAGTTCGGCGCTACCATCACCTTTGTGTCCAACATTCCGGGTGAAACCCGCACCATCCCGAATGCCATGTATACGCTGATTGAAACGCCGGGCGCGGAAATGCAGGCTGCCCGATTGTGCATCATCGCTATTGTGCTGTCGTTGGTGTCGCTGCTGTTGTCGGAATGGCTCACGCGCTGGAGCCGTAAACGGTTGGGGGGATAA
- the modA gene encoding molybdate ABC transporter substrate-binding protein: protein MKPQWTYWLSAAALALGMNTNTALAQDKVTVFAAASLTNALQDIAAKYQKEKQVSIVASYASSSTLARQIEQGAPADLFISADQQWMDYAQDKQLTENDTRFTLLGNQLVVIAPKSAETKGFKIDDKTDWKALLKGGRLSVGDPDHVPAGIYAKEALQKLNAWDSLSPLMARANDVRAAMVLVEREEAPLGIVYGSDAVASTKVKVVGIFPDNTHEPVEYPMAIVKGHNTPAVNAFFDYLKTPKAAVVFKQYGFTPVNAAQ from the coding sequence ATGAAACCACAATGGACTTATTGGCTGAGCGCCGCCGCGTTAGCGCTGGGTATGAACACGAATACAGCACTGGCGCAGGATAAGGTAACGGTGTTTGCCGCCGCTTCGCTGACCAACGCATTACAGGATATCGCCGCGAAGTATCAGAAGGAAAAACAGGTTTCCATCGTGGCATCCTACGCATCGTCGTCAACGCTGGCGCGTCAGATTGAGCAAGGAGCACCAGCCGATCTGTTCATCTCAGCCGACCAGCAGTGGATGGATTACGCTCAGGACAAGCAACTGACCGAGAACGACACCCGGTTTACCTTGTTGGGAAATCAACTGGTGGTGATCGCGCCTAAGTCCGCTGAAACCAAAGGGTTCAAAATCGACGATAAAACCGACTGGAAAGCACTGCTGAAAGGCGGACGACTGTCGGTGGGCGACCCGGATCACGTACCCGCCGGTATTTACGCCAAAGAAGCGTTGCAGAAACTGAATGCCTGGGATTCATTGTCGCCGTTGATGGCCCGCGCCAATGACGTACGCGCCGCCATGGTGCTGGTAGAACGTGAAGAAGCGCCGCTGGGGATTGTTTACGGTTCGGACGCCGTCGCCAGCACCAAAGTGAAAGTGGTCGGCATTTTCCCGGATAATACCCACGAACCGGTGGAGTATCCGATGGCTATCGTCAAAGGGCACAATACCCCGGCAGTCAATGCCTTCTTTGATTACCTGAAAACACCGAAGGCAGCCGTGGTGTTTAAACAATACGGATTTACGCCGGTTAATGCTGCTCAGTGA
- a CDS encoding AcrZ family multidrug efflux pump-associated protein: MLELLKSLLFAVCMVPVMMALILGAIYGLGEVFNLFSAIGHRESSVARK, translated from the coding sequence ATGTTGGAGTTGCTGAAAAGCCTGCTGTTTGCGGTGTGCATGGTGCCGGTCATGATGGCGCTGATTTTGGGGGCTATTTATGGGTTGGGTGAAGTATTCAACCTGTTTTCCGCCATCGGTCATCGTGAGTCGTCAGTAGCGCGCAAATAA